Proteins from a genomic interval of Mycobacterium conspicuum:
- the prpD gene encoding 2-methylcitrate dehydratase PrpD, whose product MLIHPVRVWRSADDFPRGEHLAAKIAEVAVDPVAVEPEVAEMVRNRIIDNAAVSAAAVLRRPVAVARQQALAHPKAQGANVFGVGGSYSVEWAAWANGVAVRELDFHDTFLAEDYSHPGDNIPPLVAVAQQLGVCGADLIRGVVTAYEIQIDLVNGICLHEHKIDHVAHLGPAVAAGIGSMLRLDAETIYQAIGQALHLTTSTRQSRKGAISSWKAFAPAHAGKIAIEAVDRAMRGEGSPAPIWEGEDGVMAWLLGGPEREYLVPLPAPGEPKRAILDSYTKEYSAEYQSQAPIDLARRLRARIGDLGQIAKIVLHTSHHTHHVIGTGSGDPQKFDPDASRETLDHSLPYIFAVALQDGSWHHERSYAPERAHRPDTVQLWHKISTVEDPEWTRRYHSTDPAEKAAGARAEVTLKNGEVISDELAVADAHPLGARPFRREQYVQKFAQLAEDVVEPVEQQRFLTAVDSLAELRAGALGALNVVVDPRVLDKAPAIPPGIFG is encoded by the coding sequence ATGTTGATCCATCCGGTCCGGGTCTGGCGCAGCGCCGACGATTTTCCGCGCGGCGAGCACCTGGCCGCCAAGATCGCGGAAGTTGCGGTCGACCCGGTCGCCGTCGAGCCGGAGGTTGCCGAGATGGTGCGCAACCGGATCATCGACAACGCCGCCGTCAGCGCCGCGGCGGTGCTGCGCCGCCCCGTCGCGGTTGCTCGTCAGCAGGCGCTTGCTCATCCAAAGGCTCAAGGCGCCAACGTTTTCGGTGTCGGCGGCAGCTATTCGGTGGAATGGGCGGCCTGGGCCAACGGCGTCGCGGTGCGCGAATTGGATTTCCACGACACCTTTTTGGCCGAGGACTACTCCCACCCCGGAGACAACATCCCGCCGCTGGTTGCGGTCGCCCAGCAGCTCGGTGTGTGCGGCGCCGACCTGATACGGGGTGTGGTGACCGCCTACGAGATTCAGATTGACCTGGTGAACGGAATCTGCCTACACGAGCACAAGATTGACCACGTCGCGCACCTCGGCCCGGCGGTGGCCGCGGGCATCGGATCCATGCTGCGGTTGGACGCCGAGACCATCTATCAGGCAATCGGCCAGGCGTTACACCTGACGACCAGCACCCGCCAATCCCGCAAAGGTGCGATTTCCAGCTGGAAGGCGTTCGCCCCCGCACACGCCGGCAAGATCGCGATCGAAGCGGTCGACCGCGCGATGCGCGGTGAGGGATCGCCGGCACCGATCTGGGAGGGCGAGGACGGTGTGATGGCGTGGCTGCTGGGCGGGCCGGAGCGGGAATACCTGGTGCCGTTGCCCGCTCCCGGTGAACCCAAGCGCGCCATTCTGGACAGCTACACCAAGGAGTATTCGGCGGAATATCAGAGCCAGGCGCCGATCGACCTGGCCCGCCGATTGCGCGCGCGGATCGGCGATCTCGGCCAGATAGCCAAGATCGTGTTACACACCAGCCATCACACCCACCATGTGATCGGAACCGGCTCGGGCGACCCGCAGAAGTTCGATCCGGACGCATCTCGGGAAACGCTGGACCACTCGCTGCCCTACATCTTCGCCGTCGCACTGCAGGACGGCAGCTGGCACCACGAACGCTCGTACGCCCCAGAGCGGGCGCACCGGCCCGACACCGTTCAACTGTGGCACAAGATTTCGACCGTCGAAGACCCGGAATGGACCCGCCGCTATCACTCGACAGATCCGGCCGAGAAGGCGGCCGGGGCGCGCGCGGAGGTAACGCTGAAGAACGGTGAGGTGATCTCCGACGAATTGGCGGTCGCCGACGCCCACCCGCTCGGCGCCCGGCCCTTCCGACGCGAGCAGTACGTGCAGAAGTTCGCCCAACTCGCCGAGGATGTGGTGGAACCCGTTGAGCAGCAACGGTTTTTGACTGCGGTGGATTCTCTGGCGGAGCTGCGGGCCGGCGCTCTGGGCGCGCTCAACGTCGTTGTCGATCCGCGCGTGCTGGACAAGGCGCCGGCGATCCCGCCGGGGATCTTCGGCTGA
- a CDS encoding flavin monoamine oxidase family protein has protein sequence MAEFDYCVVGAGFAGLTAALRLKQAGHSVVLLEARDRVGGRTFTVTRDDGVWIDRGGAWVGPGQDRIHALMDEFGVPEYKQHNDGEAIMIVGGKKHRYGGTIPWTMSPWAVANLGLGLLSMEKMCKSIPRESPWEAKQAEEWDRISLGEWLQKNTASKQAREMLDMALAGVYTSAASETSLLWVLLQMGSATSSTIGGPTFVISGKGGAQDARPVGGMGAIYRQIAAELGDALQLSRPVRQIAQDADGVTVRSDDLTVRARRVIVAIPLAIATSIDYEPMLPLDRAFLHQRMPSGAVIKTSIFYDEPFWRADGLSGQSTSPGSPATLTIDACTDTAVPGIMCVITEGPAARQLTKLDEAERKSLVVGELVDRFGGRASTPVEFHEQNWSTDRYSGGGMIGHAPTGVLTQFGYTLRPPCGRIHWAGTESSATMCGWIDGAVRSGERAATEAIAAETTAAVS, from the coding sequence ATGGCAGAGTTCGACTACTGCGTCGTCGGAGCGGGTTTCGCTGGTTTGACCGCCGCCCTGCGACTGAAGCAAGCCGGCCACTCGGTGGTCCTGTTGGAGGCTCGTGACCGCGTCGGCGGTCGCACGTTCACGGTGACCCGCGACGACGGGGTGTGGATCGACCGCGGCGGGGCGTGGGTGGGGCCGGGCCAGGATCGGATCCACGCGTTGATGGACGAGTTCGGCGTGCCGGAATACAAGCAGCACAACGACGGCGAGGCCATCATGATCGTCGGCGGCAAAAAGCACCGCTACGGCGGCACCATTCCCTGGACGATGAGCCCCTGGGCCGTCGCCAACCTCGGCCTCGGCTTGCTCTCAATGGAAAAAATGTGCAAATCCATTCCCCGCGAATCCCCTTGGGAGGCAAAACAAGCCGAGGAGTGGGACCGCATCAGCCTCGGCGAATGGCTACAGAAGAACACGGCGTCCAAGCAGGCTCGCGAGATGCTGGACATGGCGCTGGCCGGCGTCTACACCTCGGCCGCGTCGGAGACCTCGTTGCTGTGGGTGCTGCTGCAGATGGGATCGGCCACCAGCTCGACCATCGGCGGTCCCACCTTTGTCATCTCGGGCAAGGGCGGCGCACAAGACGCCCGCCCGGTCGGCGGGATGGGCGCCATCTACCGCCAGATCGCCGCCGAACTGGGTGACGCACTGCAGTTGTCGCGGCCGGTGCGGCAGATCGCCCAGGACGCTGACGGTGTCACGGTCCGCTCCGACGATCTAACGGTGCGCGCACGGCGGGTGATCGTGGCGATCCCGTTGGCGATCGCCACCTCGATCGACTACGAGCCGATGCTGCCGCTGGATCGGGCCTTCCTGCACCAGCGGATGCCGAGCGGCGCGGTCATCAAGACGTCGATCTTCTACGACGAGCCGTTCTGGCGTGCCGACGGATTGTCCGGCCAGTCGACCTCCCCGGGATCCCCGGCCACCCTGACCATCGACGCCTGCACGGACACCGCCGTGCCCGGGATCATGTGCGTCATCACAGAGGGACCGGCGGCACGTCAACTGACGAAACTCGATGAGGCGGAACGCAAATCGTTGGTCGTCGGCGAATTGGTCGACCGGTTCGGCGGCAGGGCAAGCACACCCGTCGAGTTCCACGAGCAGAACTGGTCCACCGACCGCTATTCCGGCGGCGGGATGATCGGCCACGCCCCGACCGGCGTGCTGACCCAATTCGGCTACACCCTGCGTCCGCCGTGTGGTCGCATCCACTGGGCCGGAACGGAAAGCTCGGCCACCATGTGCGGCTGGATTGACGGTGCGGTTCGTTCCGGAGAACGTGCCGCGACCGAAGCAATCGCGGCCGAGACCACGGCCGCGGTTTCCTAA
- a CDS encoding PPE family protein gives MIPEFSWLPPEINSALIFGGAGSGPLLTAASAWDGLAQDLQASATSFHSVIVELTAGPWTGPASDSMAAAATPYVGWLNAAAGHAAAAAGQARVAATAFETALTAMVHPAVVTANRASLPRLVAMNFLGQNTTAIAANEFDYMEMWAQDVSAMVGYHSGATSVAATLAPFEGLGAQLAGLTSSLSSAVQRAEAAVPAMLSTLKALPLQEVSMLMYPASMAMSPLMSMMSMAARGSTAGVPGTAAAAARLPASIPKLAGGALSGVKALGAGRLGSAMSAGLGKARLVGAMSVPSTWQGSTPAGMASSAMRGMGAMHAAADLQGAGAAAGGRMTPMPMPMGMGGAGAGMAGMGRGGASPQVLPKRPCVVPRAGV, from the coding sequence ATGATTCCGGAGTTTTCCTGGTTGCCGCCGGAGATCAATTCCGCGCTGATCTTTGGTGGTGCCGGATCCGGACCGTTGCTGACGGCGGCGTCGGCGTGGGATGGCCTGGCCCAGGATTTGCAGGCGTCGGCCACGTCGTTTCATTCGGTGATAGTCGAGTTGACCGCTGGACCGTGGACCGGGCCCGCGTCGGATTCGATGGCCGCGGCCGCGACGCCGTATGTGGGCTGGTTGAACGCGGCGGCGGGACACGCGGCGGCGGCCGCCGGTCAGGCTCGGGTGGCGGCGACCGCGTTCGAGACGGCGCTGACGGCCATGGTGCATCCGGCGGTGGTGACGGCCAATCGGGCGTCGTTGCCGAGGTTGGTAGCGATGAACTTTCTGGGTCAGAACACCACGGCGATCGCGGCCAACGAGTTCGATTACATGGAGATGTGGGCTCAGGACGTGTCTGCCATGGTTGGCTATCACTCGGGGGCGACGTCGGTGGCCGCGACCTTGGCGCCGTTTGAAGGGCTGGGTGCGCAGCTCGCCGGGTTGACGTCGTCGTTGTCCTCGGCGGTGCAGCGCGCGGAGGCCGCGGTTCCCGCCATGTTGTCGACTTTGAAGGCGCTGCCCTTGCAGGAGGTATCCATGCTGATGTATCCCGCCAGCATGGCGATGTCACCGTTGATGTCGATGATGAGTATGGCGGCGCGGGGCTCCACGGCGGGGGTTCCCGGAACCGCGGCCGCCGCTGCCCGGTTGCCGGCGAGCATCCCGAAATTGGCGGGCGGGGCCCTCTCCGGGGTGAAGGCGCTGGGCGCCGGGCGGCTGGGGTCCGCGATGTCGGCCGGGCTTGGCAAGGCGCGGCTGGTGGGAGCGATGTCGGTGCCCTCGACTTGGCAGGGTTCGACGCCGGCCGGGATGGCCAGCTCCGCGATGCGAGGGATGGGCGCAATGCATGCCGCCGCGGACTTGCAGGGAGCGGGAGCCGCCGCCGGCGGCCGTATGACGCCGATGCCGATGCCCATGGGCATGGGCGGGGCCGGGGCAGGTATGGCCGGGATGGGCCGCGGCGGGGCCAGTCCGCAGGTGCTGCCGAAGCGGCCCTGTGTGGTGCCGCGGGCCGGGGTGTAA
- a CDS encoding PE family protein — protein MSYLVVAPEMLASAASDLQSLGSTLNAANAAAAVPTTQILAAGADEVSAAIASLFAAHGHAFRALSAQAATFHGQFVQAMSAGGRLYAEVEAANAQSVNFGIGNMGSGNLGNGNHGDANVGGGNTGSKNFGGGNTGSGNVGNGNIGNQNVGSGNFGATNRGSGNFGSGNIGRGNIGSRNFGSGNEGSGNMGGGNDGDSNVGSGNTGNFNMGGGNHGDHNMGFGNRGNNNVGFGNSGNNDIGFGLTGDNQMGIGKLNSGSGNIGIGNSGNNNIGFFNSGDGNVGFFNSGDHNVGSGNSGVADTGFRNAGSADTGFGNAGSVDFGFGNSGSIDVGGGNSGAEDVGFGNAGTIEMGNGNSGLLNTGSFNSGELNTGWGNSGSVNTGAFDSGNFNTGFGSAVNQNVENSGFGNTGQENSGFFNSGFENSGVHNTGGEFTAGVGNHGGFQDAGIDNSGGFNAGIANSGVFNAGFGNSGVDDSGVGNSGEEESGGFNKRFDAAGLFD, from the coding sequence ATGTCGTATTTAGTGGTGGCACCGGAAATGCTGGCGTCGGCCGCGTCGGATTTGCAGAGCCTCGGCTCGACATTGAATGCGGCAAATGCCGCGGCGGCGGTCCCTACGACGCAAATATTGGCCGCCGGTGCCGACGAGGTCTCGGCCGCGATAGCCTCGCTCTTCGCCGCACACGGTCACGCGTTTCGGGCGCTGAGCGCCCAGGCGGCGACTTTTCACGGGCAGTTCGTGCAGGCGATGAGTGCCGGCGGGCGGCTGTACGCCGAAGTCGAGGCGGCCAACGCGCAGAGCGTCAACTTCGGCATCGGCAACATGGGCAGCGGCAACCTGGGCAACGGAAACCACGGCGACGCCAACGTCGGCGGCGGAAACACCGGCAGCAAGAACTTCGGCGGCGGGAACACCGGCAGCGGCAACGTGGGCAACGGCAACATCGGCAACCAGAACGTGGGCAGCGGAAACTTCGGCGCCACCAACCGGGGCAGCGGCAACTTCGGCAGCGGCAACATCGGTCGCGGAAATATCGGCAGCCGGAACTTCGGCAGCGGAAACGAAGGCAGCGGCAACATGGGCGGTGGGAACGATGGCGACTCCAACGTCGGCAGCGGCAACACCGGGAACTTCAACATGGGCGGCGGTAATCACGGCGACCACAACATGGGCTTCGGCAATCGCGGCAATAACAACGTCGGCTTCGGCAACAGCGGCAACAACGACATCGGTTTCGGGCTCACCGGCGACAACCAGATGGGTATCGGGAAGCTCAACTCCGGCAGCGGGAACATCGGGATCGGCAACTCGGGCAACAACAACATCGGGTTTTTCAACTCGGGCGACGGCAACGTGGGCTTCTTCAACTCCGGCGACCACAACGTCGGCTCCGGTAACTCGGGTGTGGCCGACACCGGCTTTCGGAATGCGGGGTCCGCGGACACCGGCTTCGGGAACGCCGGCAGCGTGGATTTCGGGTTCGGGAACTCGGGTTCCATTGACGTCGGCGGCGGCAACTCGGGCGCCGAGGACGTCGGCTTCGGCAACGCGGGCACGATCGAGATGGGCAACGGCAACTCGGGGCTGCTCAACACCGGCAGCTTCAACTCCGGTGAGCTCAACACCGGGTGGGGCAACTCCGGCAGCGTCAATACCGGGGCTTTCGACTCGGGCAACTTCAACACCGGGTTCGGCAGCGCGGTCAACCAGAACGTCGAAAATTCCGGCTTCGGCAATACCGGCCAGGAAAACTCCGGCTTTTTCAATTCGGGCTTCGAGAACTCCGGCGTGCATAACACCGGCGGTGAATTCACCGCGGGCGTCGGCAACCACGGGGGCTTCCAGGACGCGGGCATCGATAACTCGGGAGGATTCAACGCGGGCATCGCCAACTCGGGCGTCTTCAACGCGGGGTTTGGCAACTCGGGCGTCGACGACTCGGGCGTCGGCAACTCGGGGGAAGAGGAGTCGGGCGGCTTCAACAAGCGATTCGACGCCGCGGGACTCTTCGACTAA
- a CDS encoding PPE family protein → MDFLVLPPEINSTRMHGGAGSEPLLTAAAAWRSLATDLYASAAAFRAVLSALTDGVWSGPAALAMAGAAAPYEGWLSASAAQAEEAAAQARSAATAFETARAATVHPAAVAANRVQLIALVATNFLGQNTPAIAATEFDYAEMWAQDVAAMVAYHAGAMSVASTLTPFGTPPIKLVGSAFRATAAASDPPPADPPPMTPPTMPSLPTLQSLLQALTSGVQGLASPVGTAISPLMMLMSAAMQGSTQSAALTNAAGAVPAAALSVGGALPDVKALGGAAGLGGVGVSAGLGQGRLVGALSVPADWAGSMPARSASAAMSGLAAMPDTAPTTAAPGLGGMPMPMPMGGAGAGGAMMGRGGASPHVVQNRPSVVPRAGVG, encoded by the coding sequence ATGGATTTCCTCGTGCTACCACCGGAGATCAACTCGACCCGGATGCACGGCGGCGCGGGTTCCGAGCCGTTGCTCACGGCGGCGGCGGCGTGGCGGTCGTTGGCGACGGATCTGTACGCCTCGGCAGCGGCGTTTCGGGCGGTGCTCTCGGCCCTCACCGACGGGGTATGGTCGGGCCCGGCGGCGTTGGCGATGGCGGGTGCGGCAGCCCCATACGAGGGGTGGCTGAGCGCATCCGCAGCCCAGGCCGAAGAGGCGGCCGCCCAAGCCCGCTCCGCGGCAACGGCTTTCGAGACGGCCCGAGCGGCGACGGTGCACCCGGCGGCCGTCGCGGCCAACCGGGTGCAGTTGATTGCGTTGGTGGCCACCAACTTTCTGGGCCAGAACACGCCGGCCATCGCCGCCACCGAGTTCGACTACGCCGAGATGTGGGCCCAGGACGTGGCCGCGATGGTCGCCTATCATGCGGGCGCGATGTCGGTCGCGTCGACGTTGACGCCGTTCGGGACGCCACCAATCAAGTTGGTGGGGTCGGCTTTTCGCGCGACGGCGGCCGCATCGGACCCGCCGCCGGCCGACCCGCCACCGATGACGCCGCCCACAATGCCTTCGTTGCCGACGTTGCAGTCGTTGCTGCAGGCGCTGACGTCGGGGGTGCAGGGTCTGGCCAGCCCGGTGGGCACGGCCATATCGCCATTGATGATGTTGATGAGCGCGGCCATGCAGGGTTCTACGCAAAGCGCGGCTCTGACCAACGCAGCCGGCGCAGTGCCGGCGGCCGCGTTGTCCGTGGGCGGGGCGCTACCCGACGTGAAGGCGTTGGGCGGTGCCGCCGGGCTGGGCGGTGTCGGGGTTTCGGCGGGCCTGGGCCAGGGCCGGTTGGTCGGGGCACTGTCGGTGCCCGCGGATTGGGCCGGATCGATGCCCGCCCGCAGCGCCAGTGCCGCGATGTCGGGGCTGGCCGCGATGCCCGACACCGCGCCGACGACGGCGGCGCCGGGGCTGGGCGGCATGCCCATGCCGATGCCGATGGGCGGTGCGGGAGCCGGCGGCGCGATGATGGGCCGCGGCGGCGCCAGTCCGCATGTCGTCCAGAACCGGCCGAGCGTGGTGCCTCGAGCCGGGGTCGGATAG
- a CDS encoding PPE family protein: protein MNFLVLPPEINSARMYLGAGPGPMLSAGAAWDELAGELDAAADGFGSVTSGLVGGAWQGPAATAMASAAAPYVGWLSAASAQAQGAARQARAAASAFEAAVSATVHPAAVLANRNRLVSLVVSNLFGQNAPAIAAAEASYEQMWAQDVAAMVGYHGGAAAVAGQLQLSLGNLGNLGTGNVGGGNLGDSNLGSGNLGNQNIGNGNRGNGNVGSGNNGEKNVGLGNLGLNNMGSGNDGVNNFGSGNQGSGNIGTGNLGDSNTGGGNRGDSNRGFGNRGNGNIGAGNLGNNDVGFGNTGNHDIGIGLTGDNQVGIGGLNSGSGNIGFGNSGTGNIGFFNSGTGNVGIFNSGSHNFGIGNSGNLNTGSGNSGFTDTGFGNAGNNSFGMWNAGLNNVGIGNGGGDNFGSGNGGSFNTGSHNSGSLNTGGSNSGDVNTGWANAGSSNTGAFDSGNLNTGFGSTTSQNVTHSGFGNTGLDDSGFFNSAGDSSGFRNAGVAFQTGFMNSGNGSNAGFFNAGSNLTGIANSGFVNSGFFNTGLFSSGIGTAGNSDSGFFNRRDVESGFFH from the coding sequence GTGAATTTCTTGGTATTGCCGCCGGAGATCAATTCGGCGCGGATGTATCTGGGCGCGGGGCCGGGGCCGATGCTGTCGGCGGGCGCGGCGTGGGATGAGTTGGCCGGCGAGCTGGATGCGGCCGCCGACGGGTTCGGGTCGGTGACGTCCGGGCTGGTGGGCGGGGCCTGGCAGGGCCCGGCGGCCACGGCGATGGCGAGCGCGGCCGCCCCGTATGTGGGATGGCTGTCCGCCGCGTCGGCCCAGGCCCAGGGCGCGGCCCGGCAGGCCCGCGCCGCGGCGTCGGCCTTCGAGGCGGCGGTGTCGGCGACCGTGCATCCGGCGGCGGTGCTGGCCAACCGGAACCGGCTGGTCTCGCTGGTGGTCTCGAACCTGTTCGGCCAAAACGCGCCGGCCATCGCGGCTGCCGAAGCGTCCTACGAGCAGATGTGGGCTCAGGATGTGGCCGCGATGGTCGGCTATCACGGCGGGGCCGCCGCCGTGGCCGGACAGTTGCAGCTGAGTCTGGGCAACCTGGGCAACCTGGGCACGGGCAACGTCGGAGGTGGCAACCTCGGCGACTCCAACCTGGGCAGCGGAAACCTCGGCAACCAAAACATCGGCAACGGAAACCGCGGCAACGGCAACGTGGGCTCCGGGAACAACGGCGAGAAGAACGTTGGCTTGGGCAACCTTGGCCTGAACAACATGGGCAGCGGCAACGACGGCGTCAACAACTTCGGCTCCGGAAACCAGGGCAGCGGCAACATCGGCACCGGAAACCTCGGCGACTCCAACACCGGCGGCGGCAATCGTGGCGACTCCAACAGGGGCTTCGGGAACCGCGGCAACGGCAACATCGGCGCCGGGAACCTGGGCAACAACGACGTCGGCTTCGGCAACACCGGCAACCACGACATCGGCATCGGGCTCACCGGTGACAACCAGGTCGGGATCGGCGGGTTGAACTCTGGCAGCGGGAACATCGGGTTCGGCAACTCCGGCACCGGAAATATCGGCTTCTTCAATTCGGGCACCGGGAACGTGGGAATATTCAACTCCGGATCGCACAACTTCGGCATCGGGAATTCCGGCAACCTCAACACGGGCTCCGGCAATTCGGGCTTCACCGACACGGGCTTCGGAAACGCCGGAAACAACAGTTTCGGCATGTGGAATGCGGGCCTCAATAACGTCGGCATCGGAAACGGCGGTGGCGATAATTTCGGTTCCGGAAATGGCGGCTCGTTCAACACGGGCAGCCACAACTCCGGCAGCCTGAATACGGGCGGCTCCAACTCGGGCGACGTCAACACGGGCTGGGCGAACGCGGGTTCTTCCAACACCGGGGCATTCGACTCCGGGAACCTGAACACCGGCTTCGGCAGCACGACCTCGCAAAACGTCACCCATTCGGGCTTCGGCAACACCGGGCTGGACGACTCGGGCTTCTTCAACTCCGCAGGCGACAGCTCGGGCTTCCGCAACGCCGGCGTCGCCTTCCAGACCGGTTTCATGAACTCGGGCAACGGCAGCAACGCCGGCTTCTTCAACGCGGGCAGCAACCTCACCGGCATCGCCAACAGCGGCTTCGTGAACAGCGGCTTCTTCAACACCGGTCTCTTCAGCTCGGGCATCGGCACCGCGGGCAACAGCGACTCGGGATTCTTCAACAGGCGTGACGTGGAGTCGGGCTTCTTCCACTAG